The following proteins come from a genomic window of Pseudomonas sp. MAG733B:
- a CDS encoding FAD-binding oxidoreductase — translation MSQADFIIIGGGIAGASTGFWLSQHARVIVLERESHPAYHSTGRSAALFTAAYGTPQVRALTQASRDFFDAPPSGFCEHPLLTPRGEMTVDFTGDPAELNNQYLSAKATVPEMQLLSAEEACVRLPILRREKVHGAIYDPTASDIDTDALHQGYLRGIRRNKGEVHTDTEVLGLSRDADGTWQVQTNTQTFSAPIIVNAAGAWADKIGELAGARPLGLQPKRRAAFIFAGPEGVDIHHWPMLVSLDESFYMKPDAGMFLGSPANADPVEPHDVQPEELDIAMGIYQIEEATTLTIRRPTRTWAGLRSFVSDGDLLSGFDPQVPGLFWVAAQGGYGIQTSPAMGQASAALVRGEALPEQLTRFGLSAKMLSPARLG, via the coding sequence ATGAGCCAGGCAGATTTCATCATCATCGGCGGCGGGATTGCCGGCGCTTCCACCGGGTTCTGGCTGTCGCAGCACGCACGCGTGATCGTGCTCGAACGTGAATCCCACCCGGCCTATCACTCCACCGGACGTTCGGCGGCGCTGTTCACCGCTGCCTATGGCACACCACAAGTTCGCGCACTGACCCAGGCCAGTCGCGATTTTTTCGACGCTCCACCCAGCGGCTTCTGCGAACACCCGCTGCTGACCCCGCGCGGCGAAATGACCGTGGACTTCACCGGTGACCCGGCCGAACTCAACAATCAATACCTGAGCGCCAAAGCCACGGTGCCTGAGATGCAGTTGCTCAGCGCCGAAGAGGCCTGCGTACGCCTGCCGATCCTGCGCCGGGAAAAAGTCCACGGCGCGATCTACGATCCGACCGCCAGCGACATCGACACCGACGCCTTGCATCAGGGCTACCTGCGCGGCATCCGCCGTAACAAAGGCGAAGTGCACACCGACACCGAAGTGCTCGGCCTGAGCCGTGATGCTGACGGGACATGGCAGGTGCAAACCAACACCCAGACCTTCAGCGCGCCGATCATCGTTAACGCCGCCGGGGCCTGGGCCGACAAGATCGGTGAACTGGCCGGCGCCCGACCGCTGGGCCTGCAACCTAAACGTCGCGCCGCTTTCATCTTCGCCGGTCCCGAGGGCGTGGACATCCACCATTGGCCGATGCTGGTCAGCCTCGACGAATCGTTCTACATGAAACCCGACGCCGGGATGTTCCTCGGCTCGCCAGCTAACGCGGACCCGGTGGAACCTCACGACGTGCAGCCCGAAGAGCTGGACATCGCCATGGGCATCTACCAGATCGAAGAAGCCACGACCCTGACCATTCGCCGTCCGACCCGCACCTGGGCCGGATTGCGCAGCTTCGTCAGCGATGGCGACTTGTTGTCCGGTTTCGATCCACAAGTTCCGGGACTGTTCTGGGTCGCGGCACAGGGCGGCTACGGCATCCAGACTTCACCGGCCATGGGCCAGGCCAGCGCTGCGCTGGTACGCGGCGAGGCGCTCCCTGAGCAACTCACCCGTTTTGGTCTGAGCGCCAAGATGCTCTCCCCTGCCCGCCTGGGCTGA
- a CDS encoding amino acid ABC transporter ATP-binding protein, with protein sequence MSEAIKQPVSPEGIIQMQGVNKWYGQFHVLKDINLNVKQGERIVLCGPSGSGKSTTIRCLNRLEEHQQGRIVVDGVELTNDLKQIEAIRREVGMVFQHFNLFPHLTILQNCTLAPMWVRKMPKRKAEEIAMHYLERVRIPEQAHKYPGQLSGGQQQRVAIARALCMKPKIMLFDEPTSALDPEMVKEVLDTMIGLAEDGMTMLCVTHEMGFARTVANRVIFMDKGEIVEQAAPNDFFDNPQNDRTKLFLSQILH encoded by the coding sequence ATGAGCGAAGCAATCAAACAGCCTGTGAGCCCTGAAGGCATTATTCAGATGCAGGGCGTGAACAAGTGGTACGGCCAGTTTCACGTACTGAAGGACATCAACCTCAACGTCAAGCAAGGCGAGCGTATTGTCCTGTGCGGGCCTTCGGGTTCCGGCAAGTCCACCACCATCCGCTGCCTCAACCGTCTGGAAGAACACCAGCAAGGCCGCATCGTGGTCGATGGCGTAGAGCTGACCAACGACCTCAAGCAGATCGAAGCGATCCGTCGTGAAGTCGGCATGGTGTTCCAGCACTTCAACCTGTTCCCACACCTGACCATTTTGCAGAACTGCACCCTGGCGCCGATGTGGGTACGCAAGATGCCCAAGCGCAAGGCCGAGGAAATCGCCATGCACTACCTGGAACGCGTACGCATTCCGGAGCAGGCGCACAAGTATCCGGGGCAACTGTCCGGCGGTCAGCAACAGCGTGTGGCGATCGCCCGTGCACTGTGCATGAAACCGAAAATCATGTTGTTCGACGAACCGACTTCAGCACTTGACCCGGAGATGGTGAAGGAAGTGCTCGACACCATGATCGGCCTGGCCGAAGACGGCATGACCATGCTCTGCGTGACCCACGAAATGGGCTTCGCCCGCACCGTGGCCAACCGCGTGATCTTCATGGACAAGGGCGAAATCGTCGAACAGGCTGCGCCGAACGACTTCTTCGACAATCCGCAGAATGATCGGACCAAGCTGTTCTTGAGTCAGATTTTGCATTGA
- a CDS encoding ornithine cyclodeaminase family protein, which translates to MSSTPHVINQAQARELLAQVDVPQILRKMFRDLATGQAVQPAQQLVEFPQGAGDFINYLGVLAEDGVYGIKTSPYIVHEQGPLVTAWTLLMSAQTGQPLLLCDAGELTTARTAATTAVAVDALAPLTATHLAIIGSGKVAQAHLHYVKHLRDWQSISLYAPNLSDDVETATLLKSIEPRLNIVDSREAAVQDADVIMLCTSSAGPVIDPSSLSKPALITSISTNAPRAHEVPPQSLNDMQVFCDYRLTTPGSAGEMLIAGEQHGWDKSAIAGDLPDLISEKVQRPDYDRHVFFRSIGLGLEDIALANAIYRLNN; encoded by the coding sequence ATGTCCAGTACGCCTCATGTGATCAATCAAGCCCAGGCTCGCGAATTGCTGGCGCAAGTCGACGTGCCGCAGATCCTGCGCAAAATGTTCCGTGACCTGGCGACCGGGCAAGCCGTGCAACCGGCGCAGCAACTGGTGGAATTTCCGCAAGGCGCCGGCGACTTCATCAACTACCTGGGCGTGCTGGCCGAAGACGGCGTTTACGGGATCAAGACTTCGCCGTACATCGTCCACGAGCAAGGCCCGCTGGTGACGGCGTGGACGCTGCTGATGTCGGCACAGACCGGCCAGCCGCTGCTGCTCTGCGATGCCGGCGAACTGACCACGGCCCGAACCGCCGCGACTACCGCTGTAGCGGTCGATGCACTCGCGCCGCTCACCGCGACTCACTTGGCGATCATCGGTAGCGGCAAGGTGGCCCAGGCGCATCTGCACTACGTGAAGCATCTGCGCGACTGGCAGAGCATCAGCCTGTACGCGCCGAACCTGAGCGATGATGTTGAAACTGCGACCCTGCTGAAAAGCATCGAGCCGCGCCTGAACATCGTCGACAGTCGCGAAGCCGCCGTTCAGGACGCCGACGTGATCATGCTCTGCACCTCGTCTGCCGGCCCGGTAATCGATCCTTCGAGCCTGAGCAAACCGGCGCTGATCACCTCGATCAGTACCAACGCCCCACGCGCCCACGAAGTGCCGCCGCAGAGCCTCAATGACATGCAAGTGTTCTGTGACTATCGTCTGACCACCCCGGGCTCGGCCGGCGAAATGCTGATTGCCGGTGAACAGCATGGTTGGGACAAGAGCGCGATTGCCGGCGACTTGCCTGATCTGATCAGCGAGAAGGTCCAGCGTCCCGACTACGACCGTCATGTGTTCTTCCGCTCGATTGGTTTGGGTCTGGAAGACATAGCGCTGGCGAATGCGATCTACCGCCTGAACAACTAA
- the rhlB gene encoding ATP-dependent RNA helicase RhlB: MTVLKALKKMFGKSETEQLAPVPSAPSHTPSHRTDGNQPGRTAPVAAPKHEPAIEPAAQTVAEQPRSETPKPAKPRREPKPKAPVIPWKLEDFVVEPQEGKTRFHDFKLAPELMHAIQDLGFPYCTPIQAQVLGFTLAGKDAIGRAQTGTGKTAAFLISIITQLLQTPPPKERYMGEPRALIIAPTRELVVQIAKDAADLTKYTGLNVMTFVGGMDFDKQLKHLEARHCDILVATPGRLLDFNQRGDVHLDMVEVMVLDEADRMLDMGFIPQVRQIIRQTPPKNERQTLLFSATFTEDVMNLAKQWTTDPSIVEIESQNVANENVEQHIYAVAGADKYKLLYNLVNDNGWERVIVFANRKDEVRRIEERLVRDGINAAQLSGDVPQHKRIKTLEGFREGKIRVLVATDVAGRGIHIDGISHVINFTLPEVPDDYVHRIGRTGRAGADGVSISFAGEDDSYQLPSIEALLGKKISCETPPTHLLRAVERKRP, encoded by the coding sequence ATGACCGTGCTCAAAGCACTCAAGAAAATGTTCGGTAAAAGCGAGACTGAGCAACTCGCGCCAGTCCCCAGCGCTCCGTCTCACACCCCCAGCCACCGCACCGACGGTAATCAGCCTGGCCGGACCGCCCCCGTAGCGGCACCGAAACACGAGCCGGCCATCGAGCCAGCGGCGCAAACCGTGGCCGAACAACCGCGCAGCGAAACGCCCAAGCCAGCCAAGCCGCGCCGCGAACCGAAGCCAAAAGCTCCGGTCATCCCATGGAAACTCGAAGACTTCGTCGTCGAACCCCAGGAAGGCAAAACCCGCTTCCACGATTTCAAACTCGCTCCTGAATTGATGCACGCGATCCAGGACCTGGGCTTCCCGTATTGCACGCCGATCCAGGCGCAGGTGCTGGGTTTCACCCTCGCCGGCAAAGACGCCATCGGCCGCGCCCAGACCGGTACTGGCAAAACCGCTGCGTTCCTGATCTCGATCATCACCCAGTTGCTGCAAACCCCGCCGCCAAAAGAGCGCTACATGGGTGAGCCACGGGCGCTGATCATCGCGCCGACCCGCGAACTGGTGGTGCAGATCGCCAAGGACGCCGCTGACCTGACCAAATACACCGGCCTGAACGTCATGACGTTCGTGGGCGGCATGGACTTCGACAAGCAGCTCAAGCACCTCGAAGCCCGCCACTGCGACATCCTCGTGGCCACGCCCGGCCGCCTGCTGGACTTCAACCAGCGCGGCGACGTGCATCTGGACATGGTCGAAGTGATGGTGCTGGACGAAGCCGACCGCATGCTCGACATGGGTTTCATCCCGCAAGTGCGCCAGATCATTCGCCAGACTCCGCCAAAGAATGAACGTCAGACGCTGCTGTTCTCCGCGACCTTCACCGAAGACGTGATGAACCTGGCCAAGCAATGGACCACCGACCCGTCGATCGTCGAGATCGAATCGCAGAACGTGGCCAACGAAAACGTCGAACAGCACATCTACGCGGTGGCTGGTGCCGACAAATACAAACTGCTCTACAACCTGGTCAACGACAACGGTTGGGAGCGGGTGATCGTGTTTGCCAATCGCAAGGATGAAGTGCGACGCATCGAAGAACGCCTGGTGCGCGATGGCATCAACGCCGCGCAACTGTCCGGCGACGTGCCGCAGCACAAACGCATCAAGACTTTGGAAGGCTTCCGCGAAGGCAAGATCCGCGTGCTGGTGGCGACTGATGTTGCCGGCCGTGGCATCCACATCGACGGCATCAGCCACGTGATCAACTTCACCCTGCCGGAAGTGCCGGACGACTACGTCCACCGCATCGGTCGTACCGGTCGCGCCGGTGCCGACGGCGTGTCCATCAGCTTTGCCGGTGAAGACGACTCCTACCAGCTACCGTCCATCGAGGCGTTGCTGGGCAAGAAAATCAGCTGTGAGACACCACCGACGCATCTATTGCGGGCGGTTGAGCGCAAACGCCCGTAA
- a CDS encoding amino acid ABC transporter permease, giving the protein MSTHTFKPDMPPPSSSIGVVAWMRANMFSSWLNTLLTLFAFYLIYLVVPPILQWAIIDANWVGTTRADCTKDGACWVFIQQRFGQFMYGYYPPELRWRVDLTVWLAVIGVAPLFISRFPRKAVYGLSFLVLYPIISWCLLHGGVLGLPAVATSQWGGLMLTLVIATVGIAGALPLGIVLALGRRSNMPAIRVVCVTFIEFWRGVPLITVLFMSSVMLPLFLPEGMNFDKLLRALIGVILFQSAYVAEVVRGGLQAIPKGQYEAAAAMGLGYWRSMGLVILPQALKLVIPGIVNTFIALFKDTSLVIIIGLFDLLNSVKQAAADPKWLGMATEGYVFAALVFWIFCFGMSRYSMHLERKLDTGHKR; this is encoded by the coding sequence ATGAGTACTCATACTTTCAAACCTGACATGCCCCCACCGAGCAGCAGCATCGGTGTGGTGGCGTGGATGCGCGCGAACATGTTCTCCAGCTGGCTCAACACCCTGCTGACCCTGTTCGCGTTCTACCTGATCTACCTGGTGGTTCCACCGATCCTGCAGTGGGCGATCATCGATGCCAACTGGGTCGGCACCACCCGCGCCGACTGCACCAAGGACGGCGCCTGCTGGGTGTTCATCCAGCAGCGTTTCGGCCAGTTCATGTACGGCTACTACCCACCGGAACTGCGCTGGCGCGTAGACCTGACCGTGTGGTTGGCGGTCATTGGCGTGGCACCGTTGTTCATCTCGCGCTTCCCGCGTAAAGCGGTATACGGCCTGAGTTTCCTGGTGCTGTACCCGATCATTTCCTGGTGCCTGCTGCACGGCGGCGTATTGGGCTTGCCTGCCGTGGCGACCAGCCAGTGGGGCGGCCTGATGCTGACCCTGGTGATCGCCACCGTCGGTATCGCCGGCGCGTTGCCGCTGGGGATTGTCCTGGCGCTGGGCCGTCGTTCTAACATGCCGGCGATTCGTGTGGTCTGCGTGACCTTCATCGAATTCTGGCGCGGCGTGCCGTTGATCACGGTGCTGTTCATGTCTTCGGTGATGCTGCCGTTGTTCCTGCCTGAAGGCATGAACTTCGACAAGCTGCTGCGGGCGCTGATCGGCGTGATCCTGTTCCAGTCGGCCTACGTGGCCGAGGTGGTGCGTGGCGGTCTGCAAGCGATCCCGAAAGGTCAGTACGAAGCGGCCGCGGCGATGGGCCTGGGTTACTGGCGCAGCATGGGCCTGGTGATTCTGCCGCAAGCCCTCAAGCTGGTGATCCCCGGCATCGTCAACACCTTCATTGCGCTGTTCAAGGACACGAGCCTGGTGATCATCATCGGCCTGTTCGACCTGCTCAACAGCGTCAAGCAAGCCGCCGCCGACCCGAAATGGCTGGGCATGGCCACTGAAGGCTACGTGTTCGCAGCCCTGGTGTTCTGGATTTTCTGTTTTGGTATGTCGCGCTACTCCATGCATTTGGAACGTAAGCTCGACACTGGCCACAAGCGTTAG
- a CDS encoding amino acid ABC transporter substrate-binding protein: protein MKMLKSTLAVVTAAAVLGVSGFAQAGATLDAVQKKGFVQCGVSDGLPGFSVPDSTGKIVGIDADYCRAVAAAVFGDATKVKFSQLNAKERFTALQSGEIDILSRNTTMTSSRDAGMGLKFPGFITYYDGIGFLVNNKLGVKSAKELDGATICIQAGTTTELNVSDYFRGNGLKYTPITFDTSDESAKSLESGRCDVLTSDKSQLFAQRSKLASPKDYVVLPETISKEPLGPVVRNGDDEWLAIVRWTGYAMLNAEEAGITSKNVEAEAKATKNPDVARLLGTDGEYGKDLKVKKDWVVQIVKQVGNYGEVFEKNLGKNTPLEIDRGLNALWNAGGIQYAPPVR from the coding sequence ATGAAGATGTTGAAATCCACCCTGGCAGTCGTGACTGCAGCCGCAGTACTCGGCGTCAGTGGGTTCGCTCAGGCGGGCGCGACCCTGGATGCAGTGCAGAAGAAAGGTTTCGTACAGTGCGGCGTCAGCGATGGCCTGCCTGGCTTCTCGGTTCCAGACTCCACCGGCAAGATCGTTGGTATCGATGCTGACTACTGCCGCGCTGTCGCCGCTGCCGTCTTCGGCGACGCGACCAAGGTCAAGTTCAGCCAGTTGAACGCCAAGGAGCGCTTCACCGCGCTGCAGTCCGGCGAAATCGACATTCTGTCGCGCAACACCACCATGACCAGCTCCCGTGACGCGGGCATGGGCCTGAAATTCCCGGGCTTCATCACTTACTACGACGGCATCGGCTTCCTGGTAAACAACAAGCTGGGTGTGAAAAGCGCTAAAGAGCTGGATGGCGCGACCATCTGCATCCAGGCCGGTACCACCACCGAGCTGAACGTTTCCGACTACTTCCGCGGCAACGGTCTGAAATACACCCCGATCACTTTCGACACCTCCGACGAAAGCGCCAAGTCGCTGGAATCCGGTCGTTGCGACGTGCTGACCTCCGACAAGTCCCAACTGTTCGCCCAGCGCAGCAAGCTGGCTTCGCCGAAGGACTACGTGGTTCTGCCGGAAACCATTTCCAAAGAACCTCTGGGCCCGGTCGTGCGTAATGGCGACGACGAGTGGCTGGCCATCGTGCGCTGGACTGGCTACGCCATGCTCAACGCTGAAGAAGCCGGCATCACTTCGAAGAACGTCGAAGCTGAAGCCAAGGCCACCAAGAACCCGGACGTAGCCCGTCTGCTGGGCACCGACGGTGAATACGGCAAAGACCTGAAAGTGAAGAAAGACTGGGTCGTACAGATCGTCAAGCAAGTCGGCAACTACGGTGAAGTGTTCGAGAAAAACCTCGGCAAGAACACTCCGCTGGAAATCGACCGCGGGCTGAACGCCTTGTGGAACGCTGGCGGCATCCAATACGCACCACCAGTGCGCTGA
- a CDS encoding amino acid ABC transporter permease encodes MQNSIGAPKQRLSLSDPRVRAWVFQIITIIGVVSLGWFLFDNTQTNLQHRGITSGFDFLERSAGFGIAQHLIDYTESDSYARVFVIGLLNTLLVTFIGVILATILGFIVGVARLSKNWIIAKVATVYVEVFRNIPPLLQILFWYFAVFLTMPGPRNSHNFGDTFFVSSRGLNMPAALMADGFWAFVISVVVAIVAIVLMNRWATKRFEATGVPFHKFWVGLALFLVIPALCALIFGAPVHWEMPKLQGFNFVGGWVLIPELLALTLALTVYTAAFIAEIVRSGIKSVSHGQTEAAHSLGLRNGPTLRKVIIPQALRVIIPPLTSQYLNLAKNSSLAAGIGYPEMVSLFAGTVLNQTGQAIEVIAITMSVYLAISISISLLMNWYNKRIALIER; translated from the coding sequence ATGCAAAATTCAATCGGCGCACCAAAGCAGAGGCTCAGCCTCAGCGATCCACGAGTGCGTGCGTGGGTATTCCAGATCATCACGATTATCGGGGTGGTCTCGTTAGGCTGGTTTCTGTTCGACAACACGCAAACCAACCTTCAGCACCGGGGCATTACCTCCGGTTTCGACTTTCTGGAGCGCAGTGCCGGTTTCGGCATCGCTCAACACCTGATCGACTACACCGAATCGGACAGCTATGCCCGGGTGTTTGTCATCGGTCTGCTCAACACCCTGCTCGTGACCTTCATTGGCGTGATCCTGGCGACGATTCTCGGTTTCATCGTCGGTGTGGCACGGCTGTCGAAGAACTGGATCATCGCCAAAGTGGCGACAGTGTATGTGGAAGTTTTCCGTAACATTCCGCCGCTGCTGCAGATCCTGTTCTGGTACTTCGCCGTGTTCCTGACCATGCCGGGACCACGCAACAGCCACAACTTCGGTGACACCTTCTTCGTCAGCAGCCGTGGCCTGAACATGCCGGCCGCGCTGATGGCCGACGGGTTCTGGGCGTTCGTGATCAGCGTCGTGGTCGCCATTGTCGCCATCGTGCTGATGAACCGCTGGGCCACCAAGCGCTTCGAAGCCACTGGCGTACCGTTCCACAAGTTCTGGGTCGGCCTGGCGTTGTTCCTGGTGATCCCGGCCTTGTGCGCATTGATTTTCGGCGCGCCGGTGCATTGGGAAATGCCGAAGCTGCAAGGCTTCAACTTTGTCGGTGGCTGGGTACTGATCCCGGAGCTGCTGGCACTGACCCTGGCCTTGACCGTTTACACCGCGGCGTTCATCGCCGAAATCGTGCGGTCGGGCATCAAGTCGGTCAGCCATGGCCAGACCGAAGCGGCGCACTCGCTCGGCCTGCGCAACGGTCCGACCCTGCGCAAGGTGATCATCCCGCAAGCCCTGCGCGTGATCATCCCGCCGCTGACCAGCCAATACCTGAACCTGGCGAAAAACTCCTCGCTGGCGGCCGGTATCGGTTATCCGGAAATGGTGTCTTTGTTTGCCGGTACGGTGCTGAACCAGACCGGGCAGGCGATCGAGGTGATTGCCATCACCATGAGCGTGTACCTGGCGATCAGTATCAGCATTTCCCTGCTGATGAACTGGTACAACAAGCGCATTGCGCTGATCGAGCGGTAA
- a CDS encoding alpha/beta hydrolase produces MTEPLILQPVKTADACVIWLHGLGADRYDFLPVAEALQETLLSTRFVLPQAPTRAVTINGYEMPSWYDILAMSPARAISREQLEASADRIIELIETQRASGIDASRIFLAGFSQGGAVVFHTAFLKWQGPLGGVLALSTYAPTFSDELQLSASQLRIPVLSLHGQYDDVVQNSMGRSAYEYLKQHGVTVTWQEYPMGHEVLPEEIRDIGVWLAERLR; encoded by the coding sequence ATGACCGAGCCCTTGATTCTTCAGCCCGTAAAGACCGCAGACGCCTGCGTGATCTGGCTGCACGGCCTGGGCGCCGACCGCTACGACTTCCTGCCGGTAGCCGAAGCCCTGCAGGAAACCTTGCTGAGTACCCGATTCGTTCTACCCCAGGCACCGACCCGCGCCGTCACCATCAACGGCTACGAGATGCCGAGCTGGTACGACATATTGGCCATGAGTCCGGCGCGCGCGATCAGCCGCGAACAACTGGAAGCGTCGGCGGACCGGATCATTGAATTGATCGAAACGCAGCGAGCCAGCGGAATAGACGCCTCGCGGATTTTCCTGGCAGGTTTTTCCCAAGGTGGCGCCGTGGTGTTTCACACCGCGTTCCTGAAATGGCAGGGACCGCTCGGTGGCGTACTTGCCCTCTCTACTTATGCGCCGACTTTCAGTGATGAGCTGCAATTGTCCGCCAGCCAGCTGCGTATTCCGGTGCTTTCACTGCACGGTCAGTACGATGACGTGGTGCAGAACTCGATGGGCCGCAGTGCCTACGAGTATTTGAAGCAGCATGGTGTCACCGTGACATGGCAGGAATACCCAATGGGCCACGAAGTGTTACCCGAGGAGATCCGCGACATCGGCGTCTGGCTCGCCGAGCGCTTGCGATAA
- a CDS encoding PAS domain-containing protein — MNAPEKDPALNDTSLDNFRAIADAIATLFFPHAEVVLHDLRTQKVDYIANNLSKRVIGDDSALEDMLSDDVSERNIGPYEKLNWDGQKIRSLSTVLRDRDGHAVAVLCINLNISLFENAKAALDLFLSPTKLIPQPDSLFRDDWQERINTFLHAWLRERQLSLNLLTRDHKRELVLALHAEGAFKGKSASNYVANVLNMGRATVYKHLKELKG; from the coding sequence ATGAACGCCCCCGAAAAAGACCCGGCCCTGAACGACACATCCCTGGATAACTTCCGGGCAATCGCCGATGCCATCGCCACGTTGTTCTTTCCTCACGCCGAGGTAGTGCTGCACGACTTGCGCACGCAAAAGGTCGATTACATCGCTAACAACCTCTCGAAACGGGTCATCGGCGACGACTCGGCACTGGAAGACATGCTCAGTGACGATGTCAGCGAACGAAACATCGGACCGTACGAAAAGCTCAACTGGGATGGTCAGAAGATTCGCAGCCTCAGCACGGTGCTGCGTGATCGCGACGGCCATGCGGTGGCCGTGTTGTGCATCAACCTGAATATTTCGCTGTTCGAGAATGCCAAGGCTGCGCTGGACCTGTTCCTGTCGCCGACAAAACTGATCCCGCAACCGGACTCACTGTTTCGCGATGACTGGCAGGAGCGCATCAACACCTTCCTCCACGCCTGGTTGCGCGAGCGCCAGCTGAGCCTGAACCTGCTGACCCGCGATCACAAACGCGAACTGGTGCTGGCCCTGCACGCCGAGGGCGCCTTCAAGGGCAAGAGCGCGTCAAACTATGTGGCCAATGTGCTGAACATGGGACGGGCGACGGTGTACAAGCATTTGAAGGAATTGAAGGGCTAG